The DNA window ATTGTTACTGAAACTATTGCTTCTTTCTCCTCTTCTCACAATAAATGATCTCGACTATTCAATCTTAATCAATAATCGAGATTGTTAAAtattaatttgataaatatttattcGAAATCGTATGATCTCGAATAAATCATTGGAATTGAGTACAACATAAACGATTGAGATTGAGTACAACATGTTACAATAGGGTATAATTAGTGCAGATCCACAAATTGCTCAAGAGTGTCCAAGATTTGGATACTTTTTAAGAATAGTATCTAGTTTGGCTTATTATAAGgcaatttatgatgcatgtaagtGAAAAGGAGACAGAAATATAGGTAACAGGAAATTACTGCCTTGTATGAAGCTGCAAcatcttttattataaataaactgCCAGAAAGGATCAGTTGTACAGTCTTGAATTTAATTTTGGAATTGAGGTTTCCACATCAACCAGTGAAAAGGACTTGTACAATTTGGCTACAGGGAAATTGTTGAATTTGCTGATTCACATAAGGATGAATTTTTCTCCCCCACCTTAACAGACCATATTTGATACTTTTCTAGTAATTAAAAGAATAtacgaaaaataaattattatatttaatatatcattttataatataataaaatgatttattcattaacaatataaaatttgaagcatttgtaatttttttaaagttgtcTGACGGTTGAAATATCACATTTTAAAAGTGAATAAGTAAAATGTCACAAATTTAAAACGCAGTATCTTTGTGATCTATATCTCGGCACAACTGTTAACTTGTCAACTGGTATGATTTAATGGATGAATGAAGCATTCATACATTTTAAATAAGGAAGTTATAGGAGACATATAGGAACCGATAAGAAGAATTGCATTTCCAACATATGGTCCCAAATTAGTTCGATCAGTCACAGACATGCATCACCACTTGCTCATCCTTGATTTAATGGCACTGAGACAATCTTCCATGTCCATCAATTTGACTTATATCATTCAATATTGATGCTTTGATTTTGACTTCTATGAATCAATGAGTTAATGTATCTAGTCTTTCAAGTAAGAATCACTTTCAAGTAATTTCAAGTActatttgtatagttttttttttttataggaaTTGAGTATCCCTCTATGCACAAGAATAAATTTTCGAGTTTAAGAAGATCACAATAATTTACAAAATTTGTTTGAGTCAGAAAGTCATCAAATTTCaagagttattttattttattttcacttttagcctaatttaatttataaaattaattaattcaaaatcaattttttaaaatatcaaacacGTGCTGAGTGTTCTTAACAGAaaagtaaaatatatattttttagaaatagTTATTAAGTGAAAAGTGATGATTTTTTCCCTTCTAAAGTGAGATAAATCTTTAAGATATATACTTATTTTACTGGGAGATGATTGAAAGGGTTTTTCTTCAATCCTTGTTCTTAAGTTTTCAATTGAAGACTCTGTTCTTAAATTTTGTGCGAGTTGGGGTTCTTGATGAATGAGTGGTTATTAGTTTGTaatttaattctcaaaatattgtATCTATATCTTTAATTCATATCaactaaagaaaataaattacTTCTTTATATGTAGATCGCAAGAGAGTATGTGAGTGTTGTaattaaagtttaaaaatgtTTCATTAGTCATATAAGAGATTATTGGAATAGGTTTAATAATCTGACATTTTACAACATTGAGTTTATTAACCTCGACATCCTTGGATAAAACATCTCAATTATGGATCGTATCGAACACTTAATATAGTATTCATTTGAGAAATACACTCCTAAATATTGATCGATGCAAGTGTGAATGACTAAATCTCACATAATCTATGAATGAGTAAAATGTTAAATTTGTAAGAGAGATGTATCGTCTTTCTCTCTTGTGATCCTTGAGTTTTGGCCCTGTTGCTATTTTTGCATCCTCCGGTCTCTCAACAAGTGGTATAAAAGTACGAGATTTGACTTGATCGAAGAGTGGACGGTGGGTCCTCTGTTGAAACCTGTTATAGGATATGGGAACTCACATTTGTGAGGGAGATTGTTCGATTTAAGTGTGAATGGTTAAGTCACATGTTGCCTAAGAATGAGCTAAATGTTAAATTTATAAGAGTGGTGACTCATACACGTGATGTCTTAAGATTTTGGTGGAGATGTGGCGTCATTTTCTCTTGTGGTCCTTGAACATTGGTCCTGTTGTTAGTGTTGTATTCCCCGATCTCTTCAAAAGGTAGTATTAGAGCCATGGTTTAAATTGGTAGGGGAGGAGAAGATAGTTGGATGCAAATGTGAGCAGTTATATCTCACATCACCTATGAATAAGTAGGGGTGTTAGACTCACTACAAAAAAAAGGTCTCTTGCCACACCCAAGAAACCGAGGCTAACTGAAACAATTCGTAAAATAATCATTACATAAATGAAGTTTCTAAAGCACGtcaaataagatgatttgttagAAGATTAAAACGCATTGTTCACACGTTCCAAGATACTAGCATGTCAAATTTTAAAGTTGTATCACAAAAGATATTTCTCACACTAACTAATTATTTTTCAAGAAACAACACAACAATGGCATAAGATAAACAAAACGCAGCGGCACAAGCATAACACGGCAACGACACAAGCATGACGAGATAAATATGTTACCATGACGAGATAAATACGTTACCATGGCAGGAGATATGTATCAGAGAAACAATTTGTAATTAGACATTGAAAAGTGAAGTCAAGTACCCAAGCATTTGCTCATTGAAGCTGGAAGTGAATGCTGCAAGGAGCTATTCAATGAAAAGTCAAATGAGATCCAGGCAGCCTCTTACTTTATTGAAAGCTTAAACTTCAGCTTCACGGCTTGTGAAGTTTGAACCTAAGAACTCTTGGAACATAGCCCTGAGCTAGCTTCAGTTGTACGCCTTGTATCAAACctgtcaaacaaaacaaacagctTGCAACAAATGAAATCAAAAAGCCCACAAGTGATGCAATAACTTTGAAAAGTCCAGAACATGCTTTATATCTTAAGATGATGAGCcaaataaatgataaaatgagaAGCTAACCCCTTTGACAATTTGTAGTTGTATAATTCTACCGCTTCATTGTATTCTACTACAATTTTTCTTTCTATTCCTCCAGTTGCTGTTCTCTGAAATGGTAAACAACCAATTGGTGGTACATTGAATACTCCAATCCTCCTTGCACCTAGATCATATATTTCcttcaaaatggaaaaaaaagAATACATAGTAAGATGATTACTTCATCATTCGAAATGTCTTAGTTAACCTATGTAACAtcgatattttaatttaaaagtgtTTCGTATTAACACGTGACAATGACATGTTTTATTTACGAATCTAATCTTTTTTTGTGTACGTGTTTCATTTAATATCAAatttaaactatattttttaagATGTAAATTAATCGAACATACCTTTACGAAATTAGAAGCTGAATTGACCATAAAATCAGCTGAATTACTTCATCATTCGATAAGAAGAATTACATTTCCAACACATGGTCCCAAATTAGTTCGATCAGTCACAAACATGCATCACCACTTGCTCATCCTTGATTTAATGGCACTGAGACAATCTTCCATGTCCATCAATTTGACTTCTATCATTCAATATTGATGCTTTGATTTTGACTTCTACGAATCAATGAGTTAATATATCTAGTCTTTCAAGTAAGAATCACTTTCAAGTAATTTCAAGTACTATTTGTATAGTTTCTTTTATATGAAGTCATCAAATTTCaagagttttttattttattttcacttttaaccaaaattaattttataaaattaattaattcagaatcaatattttttttaaatatcaaacaCATGCTGAGTGTTCTCAACAgaaaagtaaaatatattttttagaaataattGTTAAGTGAAAAGTGATGATTTTTTCCCTTCTAAAGTGATAAATCTTTAAGATATAGTACGTATTTTACTAGGAGATGATTGAAAGGGTTTTTCTTCAATCCTTGTTCTTAGGTTTTCAATTGAAGATTTTGTTCTTAAACTTTGGGCGAATTGGGTGGTTATTGGTTTGTAATTTAATTCTCAAAAATATTGTATCTATATCTTAAATTCATATCAACTAAAGAAAATTAATTACTTCTTTATATGTAGATCGCAAGACAAGGATGTGAGTGTTGTAATTAATgtttcaaaatatttaatttttgtgtTTATGGAAACAAGAAGTGACCCGATGAAGTTGAATAgccctttaaaaaaaaaagggattTCAGAACCTTATTTCTGTTGAGAATTCAGGATATGCTGGAGGTATTATGGTAGTGTGTAAAGATGACAAATTGATGGTCTCCATGATAAGTAATAAGGAGCAGTTTATTCAGTTGGAAGTTAAAAATAATCAAGGACAGGAGTGGTTGTTCACAGTGGTGTACGCAAGCCCTCATGAGCAACGAACAAGGTATATGTGGGAAAATATGAAAAGAATGGCTGTTACAGTTAATAAACCTTGGCTAGTTGCTGGAGATTTCAATGATATAGTTTGTGTCAGCAAAAAGAAGGGTGGAGGTCAAGTTTTTGCTCGTAAATGCAACATGTTTAGAGAAAATATGGAGGACTGCAGCCTGTGGGATCTTGGTTCTAATGGTCCAAAATTTATCCGAGAATTTTTGAAAGACTGGACAAAGCTCTAAGTAACGAGGAGTGGAGACTGATGTTTGCTAACTGTCAAGTCAGAGTTTTAACTAGAGTTGAGTTCTCTGATCATCATCCAATCATGATATCGCTTAACAGCAACTATTGAGCGAAGCCCTAAACCGTTTCGATTCAAGAGTGCTTGGATGATGGAGTATGGATATATGGAAAGACTGAAGGGATTTTGGATAAATAAGGATGATCTGATTCAAAACCTCCAGCGTATTGAGAATGATGCTACAGATTGGAAAAATTGTTCAGTTCAACATGCTCAAAGAGTCAAGAGAGGAATAATGGCTAGgctgcatggtattcaaagtaaaATACATATTAGACATTTTAATAAGGACTTGATAAAATTGGAAAAGAAGCTTCAAGGAGACCTTAAAACTATCTTAAGACAAGAGGAAATGATGTGGTTCTAAAGATCAAGAATTAAATGGCTGGTGAACGGTGACCGAAATGCTAAATACTACCACTTGAAAACGGTTAATAGGAGAAGAATTAACAAAACCCTAATGCTAAAGGATGACAGTGAGAGGTGGATTGAAGATAGAGTTCAAATTAAAGAATTTGTTACTCAATTTTACCAAAAGCTTTTTTCTATTGGTGAGAACTGCTGGAACCAAACTAAGAATTCACATCCTATGATTCCGACAGAGGATTTATTGAAGATGGGGGCTAAGGTGAGTACGGATGAAGTgcataagtgtcataccccaaaattttcccatctctttctcctattcaagctcataccaaagttcaaggctcaaagatACATCCTCCTAGACAATGGCTTAacgaactagggttttgaactctctaaaaaaatcaatgaatcaaagtctccaagggatttcatatggcttatgatgtttcaaactatctatatggcaaagtacaagcttcaattccaaagattcTACAGTCAAtggctcagaaagtcaacaatcgactagtttgacctaaaagtcaacaagACTTTCAATTTTATCTTGATTGTTAAGAGGTTTGATTTTTTCATTAATAACTTTCTGATGTAATGACAAATAAGAATATGCCTTTTGTAACTCCTTAATGGTTTCTAAATGTTTTAAGTTGGATTTTATTAGATCTTCTTTTTCAGTTTTAAGAGTATGAATTTGTTCTTTTTGAAATAAGCATTTTTGAGTTAAGATATTTGAATCTTCTAATAGGTTGTCAAATAAAATTCCTATTTCTTTGCAAGTATAACAGGAGTTTAGTGTACTTACCTCTTCAGAATCGGAGTTAGTCATCAGGCATAGGTTAGCTTCCTCATCTTCAGCTTCAGAGTTAGAGTTCTCTGAGTCATCCCATTGTGCAAGCATAGATTTCTTTTTAGAGGAAAAATTCCTATGAGTTTTGAGTGGGCATTCTGTTTTGAAGTGTCCAAATTTGTTGCATCCATAACATGTAATCTTGCTTTTATCAATCTCAGGTTTCTGGTAATCTTTCCTGGGTTGAAATGACTTTCTgttttgatttctttttaaaatcatttGTTGAATTCTTCTAGAGATTAAAGCCAAATCATTTTCATCCTCAGATAGAAATCCGGTCTCTTCTTCAGTTATTCCTTGTGAGGTGGAGATTTGAGATGCAGAATTATGAGAGGTTTTAAGAGCTATCATTTTACCTTTTCTTTGTGGTTTATCTTCATTGAGGATACTTTCATGAGCACGAAGAGATCCTATAAGTTCTTCAACTTGTAAAATCTTTAGATCTTTTGCTTGTGAGATAGCTGTTACCATAGGTCTCCAAATCTTTGGGAGAcatcttagaatttttctaattctttcatGAGCAGAATAAGCTTTTCCCAGTGATCTTAGTTCATTGACAATTATAGTGAATCTAGAGAACATTTCATCTATGGTTTCTTCTTCCTTCATCTCAAAGGTTTCAAATTTCCTGACTCCTAGATCAATTCTTTCTTCTTTAACATGATTTGTTCCTTCATGATGTATTTTGAGAGCATCCCAGATTTCTTTGGCAGTTGTGCATTCTTCTATCCGGTCGTATTCTTCCCTGCTAAGAGCACATGATAATATAAATTGAGCTTTAGAGTTTAGTAGTACCTTGTCGTTTTCTTCTTTTGTCCATTGTGACTGAATTTTTGGAACTGACGCAACTGTGTCTGTTGCAGTAGTCATTGGTGTGTAGTTGCCATTTTCAACCACAGACCACATGTTGTTATCTTGAGATAGTAGAAACAATCTCATCTTACCTTTCCAGTAGTAGTAGTCAGAACCATTAAAGTAAGGAGGCCTATGTGATGATCCTCCTTCAGCTATAAACTTTGTATCAGCCATTTCCTGTTTGATCGATtaactctaacacggttaagtgttctgTATATTCAGAGCccggtgctctgataccaattgatggAATAAGGTGCGACACAAcaaggggggttggattgtgtcccttttaaaatttatcttaGTATTTAAAAAGGTTGCCTTTAATAAGAAGAAAGTGATTAGTAATGTCTTTAGAGGTTTAAATAATTAGTGTTAATGTGTGTGATAAAATATAGTGTATGAATAATATAAGAACAAGACAATaactaaaaaacacaagaaaacttatcctggttcaccaacttggctagtccagtccccacaccctgtgagattatcctttatcaaatacttcttacaatggctttttcttctatgtattcttagcctcaccagacttacacttctgaatggtatagcttacagatagcttacaaaatgattggtttgtatatctATGATATACTTTGTGATCTTAGTAGGTTTACAATAAGTTCCTAAATACTctccatatggcagtgagtattTAAATATAGAATGTGTATGATAACTCTTAATATATTTTGATCACTGTATGGTAGTGAGAGCTAAAGATAATATATAGAGAGTATGATTGCTTTGTGAATAAAGACTTTGGTTTTCTTTGTATGCTTGTGGATATTTTTGGTGCATGAGAATGAAGCATAAGTCTTGTATTTATAGAGCAAAGCAAAGTGAGAAGGAAGTGCCGAGAGTTTCTCATGAGAAGTGCTGGCAGCTTTGGACTTGGTCTTGGCTTGACTTGGTACTGCTGACAATCTGCAAGTTCTGACATTTGACCATTTCAACAAAGACTTATTCTTGGCAAAGTAAATCTggaggagtaactctgggacgagtaactctgggacaagtaactctgggacgaATAACTCTAGAACACGTAACTCTAGGActagtaactctgggaccatgattctggagagtaactctggggccataattctggagagtaactctgggactagtaactctgggacgagtaactctggaacacgtaactctgggactagtaactctgggaccatgattctggagagtaactctggggccataattcgtgagagtaactctgggactgtcattctgaagagtaactctgggaccataattctgaagagtaactTATTTAACTTCTGAGAATCCATATGTTCTTAAAGCTTTGTTCTTTGTCAGCACAGTCTTGAATCATCATTTTAACTCTTTGTTTGATAGAGACCATAAAATATTTAGATGATAAATTGATGAAATCACTTTGGAGTTTCTTTAGATAAAATAGtttgtaatattcaaaacattaacagaatatgtttcaacattctccccctttttgaatggtgacaaactttttattttaatttctttgagtaAGGACTTTGAAACTCCCCCTGAAAAGATGCATACCTTGAAAGGGCAAATGCTCCCCCTCAATGTTAGTTCatatatagtaaataaatttatCAGCATTTGAAACACATGTTGATTAGATAGCAGTTTTTGATTAATGTTTGAGGAAcaatatattaattgatttacatcaatattttgataCACAAACACCTAAAGATCCTAGAGGATTACTGCTAAATATAATGCAAAGTCCTAGTGAACTAAAGATAAATAAAGTACAAAGAACTTAAACAAGACAAAGCTTTGGTCGAAGCTtgttctcccccttttgtcaaACATACAAAAAGAAAGGGGGCACCAAAAGATAGAGGACGAGAAGATTAAGAACCAGATTGTTCATCATCAGATGTTGCCTCAGAAGATAATGGCAGAAATGGAAACTGAATCTGAGAGGGATCCGGAGGAGGCATTCCTGGAAACCTCGGGCATACTTGTTCAGTGACATAATCAATCCAGAATTTTTGGTAAGCCATTAACTGCTTTTGGAGAGCTGTGTAGGATCGAAGGTTGACGCCCTGATGGGGGTTAACCGTTTCAGATGAGGTTGCAGATCGAGGATAAACG is part of the Vicia villosa cultivar HV-30 ecotype Madison, WI linkage group LG2, Vvil1.0, whole genome shotgun sequence genome and encodes:
- the LOC131646401 gene encoding GDSL esterase/lipase EXL3-like yields the protein MVNSASNFVKEIYDLGARRIGVFNVPPIGCLPFQRTATGGIERKIVVEYNEAVELYNYKLSKGFDTRRTTEASSGLCSKSS
- the LOC131649551 gene encoding uncharacterized protein LOC131649551, producing MADTKFIAEGGSSHRPPYFNDNNMWSVVENGNYTPMTTATDTVASVPKIQSQWTKEENDKVLLNSKAQFILSCALSREEYDRIEECTTAKEIWDALKIHHEGTNHVKEERIDLGVRKFETFEMKEEETIDEMFSRFTIIVNELRSLGKAYSAHERIRKILRCLPKIWRPMVTAISQAKDLKILQVEELIGSLRAHESILNEDKPQRKGKMIALKTSHNSASQISTSQGITEEETGFLSEDENDLALISRRIQQMILKRNQNRKSFQPRKDYQKPEIDKSKITCYGCNKFGHFKTECPLKTHRNFSSKKKSMLAQWDDSENSNSEAEDEEANLCLMTNSDSEEHHSQYAGGFESDHPYLSKIPSVFPYIHTPSSKHS